One genomic segment of Gadus chalcogrammus isolate NIFS_2021 chromosome 3, NIFS_Gcha_1.0, whole genome shotgun sequence includes these proteins:
- the LOC130379239 gene encoding uncharacterized protein LOC130379239 gives MEVLKKNERKRGRHGQTMEPDWPTVYRVTEVTENNLVQLENLDGKPLKTRTPYASVKPVRRRSQAACPTKETVSDLSEPSDSELEEDPLEDLDVVITSVQPGRAYQASLSNRVERFRAMLSNPSTWLDDRAMDHAQALLKAKYPNVNGLYATTSLALLSTLPEPAQGFVQILNVSANHWVTVSDIGCQGGSVNIFDSLGHTRTEVLIEQVTGLLAFPGKNVRLQWPDIQQQAGGSDCGLFAIANSFALCSGEGPTAVIYHQGQMRSHLFSCFQSGEVQLFPRAMRSPTAEPFAIDVDVHCLCRRTIVQGKAPLVPCRRCDRPFHQSCLSHVQNIYEYICPNCQIIF, from the exons ATGGAGGTCCTGAAGAagaatgagaggaagcgtgGAAGGCATGGTCAAACCATGGAGCCAGATTGGCCAACTGTGTACAG GGTTACTGAGGTTACGGAAAATAACCTTGTGCAGCTGGAGAACTTGGATGGAAAGCCATTGAAGACCAGGACACCCTATGCTTCAGTGAAGCCTGTGCGGAGAA GATCCCAGGCTGCCTGTCCCACCAAGGAGACTGTGTCCGATCTATCCGAGCCATCAGAttcagagttggaggaggaccCACTAGAG GACTTGGATGTTGTCATCACTAGTGTCCAGCCAGGCCGGGCTTATCAAGCTTCACTGAGCAATAGGGTGGAGCGCTTCAGGGCCATGCTCAGCAACCCAAGTACTTGGTTGGATGACCGTGCTATGGACCATGCTCAGGCCCTGCTTAAGGCTAAGTATCCAAACGTCAACGGGCTCTACGCCACCACCTCCCTAGCCTTGCTGTCCACTTTGCCCGAGCCAGCGCAAGGGTTTGTACAGATACTCAATGTTTCTGCAAATCACTGGGTTACGGTAAGTGACATTGGCTGCCAGGGAGGTTCAGTAAACATTTTTGACTCCCTAGGACACACCAGGACAGAGGTCTTAATTGAACAGGTCACAGGTCTGCTTGCTTTTCCAGGGAAGAATGTCCGACTGCAGTGGCCTGACATACAGCAGCAGGCAGGTGGTTCAGATTGTGGACTGTTTGCTATTGCCAACAGTTTTGCTCTCTGCAGCGGTGAGGGTCCCACCGCAGTCATATACCATCAAGGACAAATGCGCAGTCACCTCTTTTCCTGTTTTCAGTCTGGAGAAGTGCAACTCTTCCCTAGAGCCATGAGGTCCCCCACTGCCGAGCCATTCGCCATTGACGTGGATGTGCACTGCCTCTGCAGACGGACCATCGTGCAAGGAAAAGCACCTCTGGTCCCATGCAGGAGGTGTGATAGGCCCTTTCACCAGTCCTGTCTTTCCCATGTACAGAATATTTATGAATACATTTGTCCAAATTGTCAAATCATATTCTAA